In one Gemmatimonadota bacterium genomic region, the following are encoded:
- a CDS encoding bifunctional riboflavin kinase/FAD synthetase: MNGSVVTVGTFDGVHRGHHAVLAEIRRRAVSSGRRSMLVTFEPHPLEVVNPDAAPALLTTTTERLAALATSGIDRVMTLRFDRAMAALDPAAFVDQVLLPRCDLRELVIGHDHGFGRGRQGDVATLQALGASRGFPVDVVPPVLLADGLPVSSTAIRRAVTGGDLDGAARMLGRSYSLEAVVKRGEGRGRQIGFPTCNLAIARRKLLPPDGVYAVVVETAAGRFGGMMNQGHRPTFDDGRRLLEAHLFGFEGVLYDRSVSVQWVAPLRDIRRFDSVASLRQQLEVDSHRARTMLAVAHPDLEAPLRASE; the protein is encoded by the coding sequence ATGAACGGGAGCGTGGTGACCGTCGGCACCTTCGATGGCGTGCACCGGGGACACCACGCGGTCCTGGCGGAGATCCGTCGTCGTGCGGTGAGCAGTGGGCGGCGCAGCATGCTGGTGACCTTCGAGCCGCATCCGCTCGAGGTGGTGAATCCGGATGCTGCCCCGGCGCTGCTGACCACGACGACCGAACGGCTCGCCGCCCTCGCCACCAGCGGGATCGATCGGGTGATGACCCTGCGGTTCGACCGGGCCATGGCGGCCCTCGATCCGGCGGCGTTTGTCGATCAGGTGTTGCTGCCGCGCTGTGACCTGCGCGAGTTGGTGATCGGGCACGACCACGGCTTCGGCCGAGGACGGCAGGGCGATGTGGCGACGCTGCAGGCGTTGGGCGCGTCGCGGGGCTTTCCGGTGGATGTCGTGCCGCCGGTGCTGCTCGCCGATGGGCTCCCGGTCTCGAGCACGGCGATCCGCCGCGCAGTGACCGGCGGCGACCTCGACGGCGCGGCCAGGATGCTCGGCCGGTCGTATTCGCTCGAAGCAGTGGTGAAACGCGGGGAAGGGCGGGGACGTCAGATCGGCTTTCCGACCTGCAACCTCGCGATCGCACGACGGAAGTTGCTGCCACCCGACGGTGTCTACGCGGTGGTGGTGGAAACCGCCGCCGGTCGGTTCGGTGGCATGATGAACCAGGGGCATCGGCCGACGTTCGACGACGGCCGCCGACTCCTGGAGGCCCACCTCTTCGGCTTTGAGGGGGTCCTGTACGATCGAAGCGTCAGCGTCCAGTGGGTCGCGCCGCTTCGTGACATCCGCCGATTCGATTCGGTGGCGAGCCTCCGGCAGCAATTGGAGGTGGATTCGCACCGCGCCCGGACCATGCTGGCCGTGGCGCACCCGGACCTTGAAGCGCCCCTACGGGCGTCCGAGTGA
- the truB gene encoding tRNA pseudouridine(55) synthase TruB → MLIDKPVGWTSHDVVAAVRRQLGTRSVGHAGTLDPFATGLLVVLIGRATRLARFVEAGEKGYEATVRFGIATDTDDSAGTPTMTVEPDAWPTREALEQAAASLEGVQSQRPPAYSAKHVGGTRAYVLARAGETVDLAPVDVMVHRLQLGEWTPPTLMMHATVGRGTYIRALARDLGSRVGLPAHCATLRRTSIGPFSVADAVTPDEISLAALRTPAEMVAMLPQVRLDAAAVRDVGFGRSVPQQDAQEGHAALLAEDGRLLAVAGAVNGRWQPEVVLEPAA, encoded by the coding sequence ATGCTCATTGACAAGCCGGTGGGCTGGACCTCGCACGATGTCGTGGCGGCGGTACGGCGACAGTTGGGAACGCGCAGTGTCGGCCACGCCGGCACGCTCGATCCCTTCGCCACCGGGCTGCTCGTGGTGCTGATCGGACGGGCCACCCGACTCGCGCGCTTCGTCGAAGCCGGTGAGAAGGGGTACGAGGCCACCGTCCGTTTCGGGATCGCCACCGACACCGACGACTCCGCCGGCACGCCGACCATGACGGTCGAGCCCGACGCCTGGCCGACGCGCGAGGCGCTGGAGCAGGCGGCGGCGTCACTCGAAGGGGTGCAGTCGCAACGGCCGCCGGCCTATTCGGCGAAACATGTGGGTGGGACCCGCGCGTACGTGCTGGCGCGCGCTGGGGAAACGGTCGACCTCGCACCGGTGGATGTCATGGTGCATCGCCTGCAGCTCGGGGAGTGGACGCCGCCGACACTGATGATGCACGCGACGGTGGGCCGCGGGACCTACATCCGGGCGCTGGCGAGGGACCTGGGCAGCCGCGTCGGACTGCCGGCCCATTGCGCCACGTTGCGACGGACCTCGATCGGCCCCTTTTCGGTCGCCGATGCCGTGACGCCGGACGAGATCTCGCTGGCGGCGCTGCGGACCCCGGCCGAGATGGTGGCGATGCTGCCGCAGGTCCGGCTCGATGCGGCGGCGGTGCGGGATGTCGGCTTCGGTCGATCGGTGCCGCAGCAGGACGCGCAGGAGGGGCACGCGGCGCTGCTCGCCGAGGACGGCCGGCTGCTCGCGGTGGCCGGGGCGGTGAATGGACGGTGGCAGCCCGAGGTCGTGCTGGAGCCTGCGGCATGA
- the rbfA gene encoding 30S ribosome-binding factor RbfA → MAGKGNSRRPEQVGETIRAVLAEALLRGEVRDPRVGMVTVSAVEVTRDLSHATVRVVPHGEPAEREAAVEGLQRAAGFLRGFVAKALTTRITPELHFVLDRGFEHALEIDRLLAGLKREEEAS, encoded by the coding sequence ATGGCAGGAAAGGGGAATTCGCGCCGCCCGGAGCAGGTGGGTGAGACGATCCGGGCGGTGCTCGCCGAGGCGCTGTTGCGCGGCGAGGTGCGCGATCCCCGCGTGGGGATGGTGACCGTCAGTGCGGTGGAAGTCACTCGCGACCTGTCGCACGCGACGGTCCGGGTGGTGCCGCACGGCGAACCGGCGGAGCGTGAAGCCGCCGTGGAAGGGTTGCAGCGGGCGGCGGGGTTCCTGCGCGGCTTTGTCGCGAAGGCGCTGACCACTCGCATCACCCCCGAGTTGCACTTCGTGCTGGATCGCGGGTTCGAGCACGCGCTGGAGATCGATCGCCTCCTGGCGGGCCTGAAGCGCGAGGAGGAGGCCTCCTGA
- the infB gene encoding translation initiation factor IF-2 — MVKSRVHDLAAEFGVPVEQVMGMLREMNIFVRSHLSALEPDQVAAARVRWEREKRKAAEAPAPKKGRRKVAEAAPAPAPADAKPVRRRRTAAEVAEAEAKAAEEAEEVAARGGLLDLEPLVLEVPVAEAKPVLSLEERAKLLFKDLPPAPPEPEPTVVEPPAAESAESGASPVAADAAPATEPVAAPVRPPLPPMPPRPQPSRPTTPPPAASGTSAGGPAKPFIPPRVQRPAPGTSHSSGGQSGPGGRPRPVFSSSNPSQGRGGSGGGGGSGAIPTQVGNAGSTAPRTFGPDAQPGGGRKKGPGKKGKKSFVDQDQVQANILKTLHGMKGPAPRRKIRSDEPSYRDIIASRAAEEKEREKTIIRVNEFISVSELAEAMKVPANQIVAFAFKELGLMVTVNQRLDFDQIELIASEFGFQAVREEEYHAEVVEEEVEEEGTLTPRPPVVTIMGHVDHGKTSLLDYIRKANVVAGEAGGITQHIGAYHIEMGGKSITFLDTPGHQAFTAMRARGAQVTDIVVLVVAADDQVMPQTIEAISHAKNAGVPIVVAINKIDLPTANPGKVKQDLLQHSVVLEEFGGTTLHSMISAKKGTGIPELLEQLLLQAEILELKANADAKAHGTVIEATLDAGKGPLATILVQKGTLRVGENFICGKYSGRVRALYDERGKAVKSAGPSIPVQVLGFEGVPAAGDTFIAMTDAVEARDIAQKRQRLEREAQNRRSARGGTLEDISRALKEGAVSQLRIIIKADQGGPAEALADSLAQLGTNEVRVDIVHRGVGQISESDVLLAKASGAIILGFHVRPDANARSAAEREGVDIRTYRIIYEAVEDVKNALEGLLKPEEKETILGEAEVREVFKVTRVGTIAGCMVRSGIIPRTARVRLLRDGSVVYTGNLGSLKRFKDDAKEVREGLECGIGIENFNDVKVGDVIEAFRTEEVKRTLAASAAQD, encoded by the coding sequence GTGGTCAAGAGCAGAGTGCACGACCTCGCCGCGGAGTTTGGCGTTCCCGTTGAGCAGGTGATGGGGATGCTGCGCGAGATGAACATCTTCGTGCGCAGTCACTTGTCGGCGTTGGAGCCGGACCAGGTGGCGGCGGCGCGGGTGCGTTGGGAGCGGGAAAAGCGGAAGGCAGCCGAAGCGCCGGCCCCGAAGAAGGGGCGTCGCAAGGTGGCCGAGGCCGCGCCTGCCCCCGCGCCGGCGGATGCCAAGCCGGTTCGCCGTCGCCGCACCGCCGCCGAAGTCGCCGAGGCCGAGGCCAAGGCCGCCGAAGAGGCCGAGGAAGTCGCCGCCCGCGGTGGCCTGCTCGATCTCGAGCCGCTCGTCCTCGAGGTCCCGGTCGCCGAGGCCAAGCCGGTGCTCTCGCTCGAGGAGCGCGCCAAGCTGCTCTTCAAGGACCTGCCGCCCGCTCCGCCGGAGCCGGAACCGACCGTCGTCGAGCCGCCCGCGGCCGAGTCGGCCGAATCGGGGGCATCGCCTGTGGCCGCCGATGCCGCACCAGCGACTGAACCGGTGGCCGCCCCCGTGCGCCCGCCGCTGCCGCCGATGCCGCCGCGCCCGCAGCCTTCACGTCCGACCACCCCACCGCCTGCCGCCAGCGGCACCTCGGCGGGTGGTCCGGCCAAGCCGTTCATTCCGCCGCGCGTGCAGCGCCCGGCGCCCGGCACCAGTCACTCCTCCGGCGGGCAGAGCGGTCCTGGTGGCCGTCCGCGCCCGGTCTTTTCGTCCAGCAATCCGTCGCAGGGCCGTGGCGGCTCTGGGGGCGGTGGTGGCAGTGGCGCGATCCCGACGCAGGTGGGCAACGCCGGTTCGACCGCGCCGCGCACCTTCGGGCCTGACGCGCAGCCGGGTGGTGGCCGCAAGAAGGGGCCGGGCAAGAAGGGGAAGAAGAGCTTCGTCGATCAGGATCAGGTGCAAGCCAACATCCTGAAGACGCTGCACGGGATGAAGGGCCCCGCGCCGCGCCGGAAGATCCGCTCCGACGAGCCGTCGTACCGCGACATCATCGCGTCGCGCGCCGCCGAGGAGAAGGAGCGCGAGAAGACGATCATTCGCGTCAACGAATTCATCTCGGTGAGCGAGCTCGCCGAGGCGATGAAGGTGCCGGCCAATCAGATCGTCGCGTTCGCGTTCAAGGAACTCGGCCTGATGGTCACGGTGAACCAGCGGCTCGACTTCGACCAGATCGAACTGATCGCCTCCGAGTTCGGCTTCCAGGCCGTGCGCGAAGAGGAGTATCACGCCGAGGTCGTCGAGGAAGAGGTGGAGGAAGAGGGCACCCTCACGCCCCGGCCGCCGGTCGTCACCATCATGGGTCACGTCGACCACGGCAAGACGTCGTTGCTCGACTACATCCGGAAGGCCAACGTGGTCGCCGGCGAGGCCGGTGGCATCACGCAGCACATCGGCGCCTACCACATCGAAATGGGTGGCAAGTCGATCACCTTCCTCGACACCCCGGGCCACCAGGCCTTCACCGCGATGCGTGCCCGTGGCGCGCAGGTGACGGACATCGTCGTGCTCGTCGTGGCGGCCGATGACCAGGTGATGCCGCAGACGATCGAAGCGATCTCGCACGCCAAGAACGCCGGCGTGCCGATCGTCGTCGCGATCAACAAGATCGACCTCCCGACGGCGAACCCCGGCAAGGTCAAGCAGGACCTCTTGCAGCACAGCGTGGTGCTCGAAGAGTTCGGTGGCACCACCCTGCACTCGATGATCTCGGCCAAGAAGGGCACCGGGATTCCGGAACTGCTGGAGCAGCTGCTCCTCCAGGCCGAAATCCTCGAGCTCAAGGCCAATGCCGATGCCAAGGCCCACGGCACCGTCATCGAAGCGACGCTCGACGCCGGCAAGGGACCCCTCGCGACCATCCTGGTCCAGAAGGGCACCCTCCGCGTCGGCGAGAACTTCATCTGCGGCAAGTACTCGGGTCGTGTCCGCGCGCTGTACGACGAGCGTGGCAAGGCCGTGAAGTCGGCCGGGCCGTCGATCCCGGTGCAGGTCCTCGGCTTCGAGGGCGTGCCGGCCGCCGGTGACACCTTCATCGCCATGACCGACGCCGTCGAGGCGCGTGACATCGCGCAGAAGCGGCAGCGGCTCGAACGCGAGGCGCAGAACCGGCGCTCGGCGCGCGGTGGCACGCTCGAGGATATCTCGCGCGCGCTGAAGGAAGGCGCCGTCTCGCAGCTGCGGATCATCATCAAGGCCGACCAGGGCGGCCCGGCGGAAGCACTCGCCGACTCGCTCGCCCAGCTCGGCACCAACGAAGTGCGCGTGGACATCGTCCACCGCGGCGTCGGCCAGATCTCCGAGTCCGACGTGCTGCTCGCGAAGGCCTCGGGCGCGATCATCCTCGGCTTCCACGTCCGTCCCGACGCCAATGCGCGCTCGGCGGCGGAACGCGAGGGCGTGGACATCCGGACGTACCGGATCATCTACGAGGCCGTCGAGGACGTGAAGAACGCGCTCGAAGGCCTGCTCAAGCCGGAAGAGAAGGAAACCATCCTCGGCGAAGCCGAAGTGCGCGAGGTGTTCAAGGTCACGCGCGTCGGCACCATCGCCGGCTGCATGGTCCGGAGCGGCATCATTCCGCGCACGGCGCGGGTGCGGCTCCTCCGCGACGGCTCGGTGGTCTACACCGGCAACCTCGGCTCGCTCAAGCGGTTCAAGGACGACGCCAAGGAAGTCCGCGAAGGCCTCGAGTGCGGTATCGGCATCGAGAACTTCAACGACGTGAAGGTCGGCGACGTGATCGAGGCGTTCCGGACCGAAGAGGTCAAGCGCACGCTCGCGGCCTCGGCTGCACAGGACTAA
- a CDS encoding ribosomal L7Ae/L30e/S12e/Gadd45 family protein, translating to MTPLPPDAAARLLGLIGLGVRGGGVSIGVDGTRALLQRRECLLVVVASDATQRVQDKVVRLAKGISVPVLVGPDADSLGARLGRPATMVVGVQDRALAAGILAVNRDP from the coding sequence GTGACGCCCCTCCCGCCTGACGCGGCGGCGCGTCTCCTCGGCCTGATCGGCCTGGGAGTTCGCGGTGGCGGCGTGAGCATTGGCGTGGATGGGACACGCGCCCTGTTGCAGCGGCGCGAGTGCCTGCTGGTGGTGGTGGCATCGGACGCCACGCAGCGGGTGCAGGACAAGGTGGTGCGGTTGGCCAAAGGCATCAGCGTCCCGGTACTGGTGGGGCCCGATGCCGACTCGCTCGGGGCACGGCTGGGACGCCCCGCAACGATGGTGGTGGGAGTGCAGGATCGGGCGCTGGCGGCGGGAATCCTCGCCGTGAATCGCGACCCGTGA
- the nusA gene encoding transcription termination factor NusA — translation MATSAEMLSAFRELSSSKQLDRSELLDLLRDGIHAALMKKYGPNVRFELNVDELQGTLSVIRLRQVSDVVEDASAQVSLEEAQFEDPDFQVGDVLEEEVPFEAFGRLAVQAAKQRIIQRVREGERNRIRDEFANKVGELLSGEIQQVERGKFVIMLNRFREAEAIVPYREQNHREQFSQGDTIRAVLKRLEETPKGPRLILSRGDPLFVKALFKLEVPEIQQQIVEIRGIAREVGSRTKVAVISRDDAIDPVGACVGLKGSRVQAVVNELGGERIDIVPWSPDPERFARLALAPARVAKVFSDPATKTIQAVVDEDQLSLAIGRNGQNVRLASELTGWKIDLYSSREWLERGGEGPLFGLASTDEEAETRVPLAQLEGLSPELVAILDQAGYTTLNDVIDLEAEDIAKIPGMTGGTAEELLRFVTDLTEDEPEGDAPPA, via the coding sequence ATGGCGACGTCCGCCGAGATGCTGTCGGCCTTTCGTGAACTGTCCAGCAGCAAGCAGCTCGATCGCTCGGAACTGCTCGATCTGTTGCGTGATGGCATTCATGCGGCCCTGATGAAGAAGTACGGTCCCAACGTTCGCTTCGAGCTGAACGTGGACGAACTGCAAGGGACCCTCTCCGTCATCCGGCTCCGCCAGGTGTCCGACGTGGTCGAAGACGCGAGCGCGCAGGTCTCGCTCGAAGAGGCGCAGTTCGAGGATCCCGACTTCCAGGTCGGCGACGTCCTCGAAGAAGAAGTGCCCTTCGAGGCCTTCGGTCGCCTCGCCGTGCAGGCCGCCAAGCAGCGGATCATCCAGCGCGTCCGCGAGGGCGAGCGCAATCGCATCCGCGACGAATTCGCCAACAAGGTCGGCGAGTTGCTCTCGGGCGAGATCCAGCAGGTCGAGCGCGGCAAGTTCGTGATCATGCTGAACCGCTTCCGCGAAGCCGAAGCGATCGTGCCGTATCGCGAGCAGAACCATCGCGAACAGTTCAGCCAGGGCGACACCATCCGCGCGGTGCTCAAGCGCCTCGAGGAGACCCCGAAGGGGCCGCGGCTGATTCTCTCGCGTGGCGACCCGCTCTTCGTGAAGGCGCTGTTCAAGCTCGAAGTCCCGGAAATCCAGCAGCAGATCGTGGAAATCCGCGGCATCGCCCGCGAAGTCGGCAGCCGCACCAAGGTCGCCGTCATCTCGCGTGACGACGCCATCGATCCGGTGGGTGCCTGCGTCGGCCTCAAGGGGTCGCGCGTGCAGGCCGTGGTCAACGAGCTCGGCGGCGAGCGCATCGACATCGTCCCCTGGTCGCCCGATCCGGAACGCTTCGCCCGGTTGGCGCTCGCGCCGGCCCGCGTCGCGAAGGTGTTCTCCGATCCGGCCACCAAGACCATCCAGGCCGTGGTCGACGAGGACCAGCTCTCGCTGGCGATCGGTCGCAACGGGCAGAACGTGCGGCTCGCCTCGGAACTGACCGGCTGGAAGATCGACCTCTATTCGAGCCGCGAGTGGTTGGAGCGCGGTGGCGAAGGACCGTTGTTCGGCCTGGCCTCGACCGACGAGGAAGCGGAGACGCGCGTGCCGCTGGCGCAGCTCGAGGGTCTCTCGCCCGAACTGGTCGCGATTCTCGATCAGGCCGGCTACACCACGCTGAACGACGTGATCGACCTCGAGGCCGAGGACATCGCGAAGATCCCCGGGATGACCGGTGGCACGGCGGAAGAACTGCTCCGCTTCGTGACCGATCTCACCGAGGACGAGCCCGAGGGTGACGCCCCTCCCGCCTGA
- a CDS encoding polyphenol oxidase family protein, producing MSRADERRLPGDVPRWEVPGWRERFDVVAGITGRGDDPTHPFDLGLWTDQPVGEVMGRWRAFRASLTDTPSMVMAHQVHGNRVLWHAAATDGWTIQEGADGHATTAPGLALLVTVADCVPVYLVAPERRAVALLHAGWRGTAAGILANGLEMLRREAGVAPSEVVMHAGVAISGPCYEVGAEVVTGVGLVAEGPGPWHLDLRAVLLEQAAALGVGEATASGHCSSAQRDAFFSHRGSGGTDGRMVAYLGLPSPCRGPA from the coding sequence GTGTCGAGGGCTGACGAACGCCGCCTCCCCGGCGACGTCCCACGATGGGAGGTCCCGGGGTGGCGTGAGCGCTTCGATGTCGTGGCCGGGATCACCGGCCGCGGCGATGACCCAACCCATCCGTTCGACCTCGGCCTCTGGACCGACCAGCCGGTCGGCGAGGTCATGGGGCGTTGGCGAGCCTTTCGCGCCTCCCTGACCGACACCCCGTCCATGGTGATGGCCCATCAGGTCCACGGCAACCGCGTCCTCTGGCATGCGGCGGCCACCGACGGGTGGACCATCCAGGAAGGCGCGGACGGACACGCCACCACCGCCCCGGGCCTGGCCCTGCTGGTCACGGTGGCCGACTGCGTCCCGGTCTACCTGGTCGCTCCCGAGCGCCGGGCCGTCGCCCTCCTGCACGCCGGCTGGCGGGGCACCGCAGCGGGCATTCTGGCGAACGGGCTCGAAATGCTCCGTCGGGAGGCCGGGGTGGCGCCCTCCGAGGTGGTCATGCACGCCGGGGTGGCGATCTCCGGACCCTGTTACGAGGTCGGGGCCGAGGTGGTGACTGGGGTGGGGCTGGTGGCCGAGGGGCCGGGGCCCTGGCACCTCGACCTCCGGGCGGTCCTCCTCGAGCAGGCCGCAGCCCTCGGGGTAGGCGAGGCCACGGCCAGCGGACACTGCTCCTCGGCCCAGCGGGATGCCTTCTTTTCCCACCGGGGGAGCGGCGGCACGGACGGCCGGATGGTGGCCTATCTGGGCCTCCCGTCCCCTTGCCGGGGCCCCGCCTGA
- the murA gene encoding UDP-N-acetylglucosamine 1-carboxyvinyltransferase, whose translation MAPRFVVRGGRPLAGTIRPAGNKNAALPVIAATLLADGPVHLQNIPRIRDVETLLELIADLGASVEWTGPNDVTVDTRGVKPKPLDPVLCTRIRASILLAGPLLARFGKVTLPPPGGDVIGRRRVDTHFLALERLGASVTVGDRFEIEAKQLIGADIFLDEPSVTGTENALMAAVAAKGRTTLRNAASEPHVQDTALVLVAMGAHIEGIGSNTYVVEGGKPLGGCTYAIGPDHIEIGSFIGLAAVTDGQITIDGVRPDDLRSMLLGFDRLGIRPRIVGDQLIVDSGQERRVRPDLGGHVPKLEDGPWPAFPADVMSIALVAATQCEGMILMHEKMFESRLFFVDKLIGMGARIVLCDPHRAVISGPSALRGGKVESPDIRAGMAMVLAALAADGESYIHNIGQVERGYENIDKRLIALGADLERVEG comes from the coding sequence ATGGCCCCTCGATTTGTGGTTCGCGGTGGACGTCCCTTGGCCGGGACGATTCGCCCTGCTGGCAACAAGAACGCCGCCCTGCCCGTCATCGCCGCCACGCTGCTGGCGGACGGTCCGGTCCATCTCCAGAACATCCCGCGCATCCGGGACGTCGAGACCCTCCTCGAACTGATCGCCGACCTCGGCGCCTCCGTCGAATGGACCGGTCCCAACGATGTCACCGTCGATACGCGGGGCGTCAAGCCCAAGCCGCTCGATCCCGTCCTCTGCACCCGGATTCGCGCCTCGATCCTGCTCGCGGGGCCGTTGCTCGCCCGATTCGGCAAGGTGACCCTGCCCCCGCCGGGGGGAGACGTCATCGGACGCCGTCGCGTGGACACCCACTTCCTCGCGCTCGAGCGGCTCGGCGCGTCGGTGACCGTCGGCGATCGTTTCGAAATCGAGGCGAAGCAGCTGATCGGGGCCGACATCTTCCTCGACGAGCCGAGCGTCACCGGCACCGAGAACGCCCTGATGGCGGCCGTCGCCGCCAAGGGGCGGACCACGCTACGGAACGCCGCCTCCGAGCCGCACGTGCAGGATACCGCCCTGGTCCTCGTGGCGATGGGTGCCCACATCGAGGGGATCGGCAGCAACACCTACGTCGTCGAAGGCGGCAAGCCGCTCGGTGGCTGCACCTACGCCATCGGCCCCGACCACATCGAGATCGGCTCGTTCATCGGCCTCGCCGCGGTCACCGACGGGCAGATCACCATTGATGGGGTCCGCCCCGATGACCTCCGCTCGATGCTGCTCGGCTTCGATCGCCTCGGCATTCGTCCGCGCATCGTCGGCGACCAGCTCATCGTCGACTCCGGGCAGGAGCGCCGGGTGCGCCCCGACCTCGGCGGCCACGTGCCCAAGCTCGAAGACGGCCCCTGGCCGGCCTTCCCGGCCGACGTGATGTCGATCGCCCTCGTCGCCGCGACGCAGTGCGAAGGGATGATCCTCATGCACGAGAAGATGTTCGAGTCGCGGCTCTTCTTCGTCGACAAGCTGATCGGGATGGGCGCGCGCATCGTCCTCTGCGATCCGCACCGCGCCGTCATCAGCGGCCCCTCCGCCCTCCGCGGCGGCAAGGTCGAGTCGCCCGATATCCGCGCCGGGATGGCGATGGTGCTGGCCGCGCTCGCCGCCGATGGCGAGAGCTACATCCACAACATCGGGCAGGTCGAACGCGGCTACGAGAACATCGACAAGCGCCTGATTGCCCTCGGGGCCGACCTCGAGCGTGTCGAGGGCTGA